A single region of the Acetivibrio cellulolyticus CD2 genome encodes:
- a CDS encoding SPFH domain-containing protein — MLVDLGSIFVPVLIVSIILVLFLVWKIIGLRIIPNNKIGIVEKWWSTKGSLNEQIIALNGEAGYQPEVLRGGIHFRTPLQYKVHIVPLVTIPQGQIGYVFARDGKPLEPTQTLGCIVPDSNNFQSTRDFIVNGGQRGPQRGIIREGTYAFNLAQFMVITEEKVYYLPMGTAGEHETINRMTETLRERAGFRPIVISGSDDMIGIVTIHDGPSLNKDDIIAPTVGDNSANSEIYHNNFQDPEKFLKAGGFRGRQHQVLVDGTYFINRLFATVEFINKTIIEVGFVGVVISYIGPKGSDYSGEEYKHGELVENGYRGVWREPLMPGKYAFNTYAGKIVRIPTTNIILKWISNQTGNHRYDENLKEVSLITKDAFEPSLPLSVVMHIDYKKAPLVIQRFGDIKMLVDQTLDPMVSAYFKNIGQTKTLIQIIQDRNEIQETSSNEMKLKFNHYSLELEEVLIGTPSSSANDNKIEQILTQLRDRQVALEQVETYSQQQKAADKERELKESEAKAAQQRLLTESDINIQIQANQGKAEYQRSLQEASKIKAIADAEASKIKSISQGEAAKIKAIAEAEAEREAKVGIGKAMAIEEQVRAYGGSRYQLVQDIMNRFTAAIEKSGVDLVPKTVINMGSSEGGNITNAFELLLGLVVNEKLSLGDGSGEKEENTRVKEIKELILSTAGSKLPVKDQEVKDTKPKE, encoded by the coding sequence ATGTTAGTCGATTTAGGTTCGATTTTTGTACCGGTACTGATAGTTTCAATTATACTGGTTTTATTCTTAGTCTGGAAAATCATAGGCCTTAGAATAATTCCAAACAACAAAATCGGTATAGTAGAAAAATGGTGGTCTACTAAAGGCTCTTTGAATGAACAAATTATAGCTTTAAATGGTGAAGCTGGTTATCAGCCTGAGGTATTAAGAGGAGGTATTCACTTTAGAACGCCTCTACAGTACAAGGTACACATAGTACCACTTGTAACAATACCACAGGGGCAGATTGGATATGTGTTTGCAAGAGATGGAAAACCTCTTGAACCTACTCAGACTCTAGGCTGTATTGTACCTGATAGCAATAACTTTCAAAGTACACGTGACTTCATTGTAAATGGTGGACAGAGAGGTCCACAGAGAGGGATAATCCGTGAAGGTACCTACGCTTTTAATCTGGCACAGTTTATGGTAATAACTGAGGAAAAAGTTTATTACCTCCCGATGGGAACAGCAGGTGAACATGAGACAATAAACAGAATGACAGAGACATTGAGGGAAAGAGCCGGGTTTAGACCTATAGTTATCAGTGGATCTGATGACATGATTGGGATAGTTACTATACATGACGGACCTTCACTTAATAAGGATGATATTATAGCACCAACTGTAGGTGATAACTCTGCCAACAGCGAGATATATCATAACAACTTCCAGGACCCTGAGAAGTTTCTGAAGGCAGGTGGCTTCAGAGGTAGACAGCATCAGGTACTTGTTGATGGAACATACTTCATAAACAGATTGTTTGCAACAGTTGAGTTTATTAATAAGACTATTATTGAAGTAGGATTTGTAGGAGTAGTAATATCATATATAGGTCCTAAAGGTTCAGATTATTCAGGTGAAGAGTATAAGCACGGGGAACTTGTTGAAAATGGGTACAGAGGTGTATGGAGAGAGCCTCTAATGCCAGGTAAGTATGCTTTCAATACTTATGCAGGAAAGATTGTGAGGATACCTACAACAAACATTATTTTGAAATGGATAAGTAACCAAACTGGTAATCACAGATATGACGAGAATTTGAAAGAAGTAAGTCTTATAACAAAGGATGCTTTTGAACCGTCACTTCCGCTATCAGTCGTAATGCACATTGACTATAAAAAGGCTCCGTTGGTTATACAGAGGTTTGGAGATATAAAAATGCTGGTTGATCAGACATTGGACCCAATGGTATCGGCATACTTTAAAAATATTGGTCAGACTAAGACACTTATACAGATTATTCAGGATAGAAATGAAATACAGGAAACTTCATCAAATGAGATGAAATTAAAATTCAATCATTACAGCTTGGAACTTGAAGAGGTTCTTATAGGTACACCTTCATCATCTGCAAATGATAACAAGATAGAGCAGATACTAACTCAGCTAAGGGATAGGCAGGTTGCATTAGAACAGGTTGAAACGTATTCACAGCAACAAAAGGCTGCCGACAAGGAAAGAGAACTCAAAGAATCCGAAGCAAAAGCGGCTCAACAAAGACTCTTAACGGAATCCGATATTAATATACAGATTCAGGCTAACCAGGGTAAAGCTGAATACCAGAGATCATTGCAGGAGGCATCAAAGATAAAAGCCATAGCAGATGCAGAAGCAAGCAAAATTAAGAGTATATCTCAAGGTGAAGCAGCTAAAATTAAAGCTATAGCAGAGGCAGAAGCTGAAAGAGAGGCAAAGGTTGGTATAGGTAAGGCGATGGCAATTGAAGAACAGGTAAGAGCGTATGGCGGTTCAAGATACCAGCTTGTACAGGATATTATGAACAGGTTTACGGCAGCTATTGAAAAATCCGGTGTTGACCTGGTTCCTAAAACTGTTATCAACATGGGTTCAAGTGAGGGTGGTAATATAACAAATGCCTTTGAACTTCTTTTAGGTCTCGTAGTTAATGAAAAACTTAGCTTGGGAGATGGATCTGGTGAGAAAGAAGAGAATACAAGAGTTAAAGAGATCAAAGAGTTGATTCTAAGTACAGCCGGAAGCAAGTTGCCGGTTAAGGATCAGGAAGTGAAAGATACAAAACCGAAAGAGTAG